Proteins found in one Ictalurus punctatus breed USDA103 unplaced genomic scaffold, Coco_2.0 Super-Scaffold_100074, whole genome shotgun sequence genomic segment:
- the LOC108267429 gene encoding uncharacterized protein LOC108267429 isoform X1, with translation MCLTETWIKPNEYIALNEASPPGYSYVHQPRSTGRGGVGLIHSKNLVVTQKPKHKFNSFEILYTSISYVATKNKSIPLIIIYRPPGPYTEFLSEFADFVSNLVVSVDKALIVGDFNIHFDNLEDPLRIAVVSILDSVGINQNVIGPTHNGGHTLDLILTYGLSIENIIIFPQSEVVSDHYLISFIIRIDHNISTSSRYRVKRTYTSATAASFINNLAETSIRFGSPSDHTELDQATESLKSTLHYTLDRVAPLKRKIIREKKLAPWCNDQTRTLKQTTRQLERKWRQTKLVIFQTAWKESLLKYRKSLGDARKIYFSTLIGDNKNNSRFLFNTVAKLTRNKTTTERNTQSLHSSEDFMKFFNDKVENIRREIQAIKLKPDSTVTNPLHDNIAISDQCLECFAPLRETELATLISSANSSTCILDPVPTCLFKQIGP, from the coding sequence atgtgtttaacagaaacttggattaaaccaaacgagtacatagcattaaatgaagccagtcctcctggatacagttatgtacatcagcctcgttcaactggtagaggaggtgttggactcatccatagtaaaaatctagtcgtcacacaaaaacctaagcataaatttaattcttttgaaattctttataccagtataagttatgtagccacaaaaaataagtcaattcctctaattattatttacagacccccagggccatatactgaatttcttagtgaatttgcagactttgtctcaaacctggttgtgtctgtagataaagcattaatcgtcggagactttaatattcattttgataacctggaagaccctctaagaatagcggttgtgtccatcttagattcagtagggattaatcagaacgtaatcgggcctactcataatggtggtcacactcttgacctcatactaacatacggactaagtatagaaaatattatcatttttccgcagtctgaagttgtctcagaccattatcttatctcgttcataatacgtattgatcataatatttccacctcgtctcgctaccgcgtaaaacgtacctacacatcagctactgcagcgagcttcataaataacctcgcagaaacatcaattagatttggatcaccgtcagatcacacagagctcgatcaggcgactgaaagcttgaaGTCAACACTCcactacacgctagatagagtggctccactcaaaaggaaaataattagagaaaaaaaattagcaccctggtgtaacgatcaaacgcgaaccttaaaacagacaactcgacaattagaacgtaaatggcgtcaaaccaaactggtgatatttcaaacagcatggaaggagagcctactgaaatataggaaatctcttggcgatgctagaaaaatctatttctccaccttaataggagacaacaaaaacaattctagattccttttcaacacagtagcaaaattaactaggaataaaaccactacagagagaaacactcaatcattacatagcagtgaagatttcatgaaatttttcaatgataaggttgaaaatattagacgtgaaatacaggccattaaattaaaaccggacagtactgtaacaaacccattacatgacaatatagcaatatcagatcaatgtttagagtgttttgctccgcttagagagaccgaactagctacattaatctcttcagccaattcatcaacttgcatactagatcccgtacctacatgtttgtttaaacagattggtccatga
- the LOC108267429 gene encoding uncharacterized protein LOC108267429 isoform X3: protein MSAVSPVLSADEDSLELHMVRLELEDVEKQIRGLLDKQAQLLERQTALETSCASAHISKVSTQRGISTPSPSTPCVSLCRDRAPRTFPAVVSVTPAPTHLGPWVNQRRKAWAGPFPPPVFEFPTRNRFAPLHQTRPNAVIVGDSIVRNVRVASSKGKVRTHCFSGACVLDVAAQVSGILKKDERIGAVVLHAGTNDTRLRQTEVLKRDFSSLIETVRGRSPTAKIIVSGPLPTYRRGAEKLFRPDGLHPSSLGAELLSDNISKALHSK, encoded by the exons atgtctgctgtctctccggttttgagtgcagatgaggactcgcttgagcttcacatggtgcggctggaactggaggatgtggagaagcagatccgcggcctactcgacaagcaggcccagctgctggagcgacaaactgcgctggaaacatcttgtgcctctgcccacatatccaaggtaagcacacagcgtggtatttccactcccagcccctctacgccgtgtgtttctctgtgcagggaccgtgcacctaggactttcccagccgtggtctccgtcacgccggcgccaacacacctcgggccttgggtgaaccagcggcgaaagGCGTGGGCTGGACCCtttccacctccggtgttcgagtttccaaccaggaaccgcttcgcccctctccaccagaccagacccaacgctgtgatcgtcggggactccattgtgcggaacgtccgtgtagcctcatctaaaggtaaggtgcgcacacactgtttttctggtgcttgtgtccttgatgtcgctgcgcaggtatccgggatcctgaagaaggacgagcgcattggagcggttgtgctgcacgcggggacgaacgacaccaggctgcggcagacggaggttctgaagagggacttctccagcctgatcgagacggtacgaggcagatcacccaccgcgaagatcatcgtctctggacctcttcccacatacagacgtggagcagaaaa gttgtttcgtcctgatggcctgcaccccagcagccttggagcggaactgctttcagacaacatttccaaggcgctacactccaagtga